A region of Pseudomonas marginalis DNA encodes the following proteins:
- the dacB gene encoding D-alanyl-D-alanine carboxypeptidase/D-alanyl-D-alanine-endopeptidase, whose product MIKSLRPLLLASFLLPLAFSTSAAPINNTLPPNVQQALAKAKLQNTALSLVMIPLNGPGTPTVFNADVSVNPASTMKLVTTYAALEMLGPNHQWKTEFYTDGTLSGGVLHGNLYLKGGGDPKLNMEKLWLLMRDLRANGVQQVTGDLVLDRSFFNQPQLPEFNDDGNDENKPFLVKPDALLVNLKALRFVTRNDSGRVLVSVEPPIASIRIDNQVKASNAKQCTGDVRYNPVTGADGSMTVTVSGQLADGCSSQTYLSLLDHATYTAGAVRAIWQELGGSIQGRDIQAPVPKDAKVLARAFSPDLAEIIRDINKYSNNTMAQQLFLSLGAQFRNDADGDDAKAAQRVVRQWLAKKGITAPHLVMENGSGLSRAERVSAREMAAMLQAAWKSPYAAEYISSMPIAGTDGTMRKRLKTTAMRGEAHVKTGTLNTVRAIAGFSRDNNGNTWAVVAILNDPKPWGASSVLDQVLLDLYRQPKLAAAAPVL is encoded by the coding sequence ACACTGCGCTGTCCCTGGTGATGATCCCGCTGAACGGCCCCGGCACCCCCACGGTATTCAACGCCGACGTCTCGGTAAACCCGGCTTCCACCATGAAACTGGTCACCACCTATGCGGCCCTGGAAATGCTCGGCCCCAACCACCAGTGGAAAACCGAGTTCTACACCGACGGCACCCTCAGCGGTGGCGTGTTGCACGGCAACCTGTACCTCAAGGGCGGCGGCGACCCCAAGCTGAACATGGAAAAACTCTGGCTGCTGATGCGCGACCTGCGGGCCAATGGCGTGCAGCAAGTCACCGGTGACCTGGTGCTGGACCGCAGTTTCTTCAACCAACCGCAGTTGCCGGAATTCAATGATGACGGCAACGACGAGAACAAACCGTTCCTGGTCAAGCCCGACGCCCTGCTGGTCAACCTCAAGGCCCTGCGCTTTGTGACCCGTAACGATTCGGGGCGCGTGCTCGTCTCGGTCGAGCCGCCGATTGCCAGCATCCGCATCGACAACCAGGTCAAGGCCTCCAACGCCAAGCAGTGCACCGGCGACGTACGCTACAACCCGGTCACAGGCGCCGATGGCAGTATGACGGTCACCGTCAGCGGCCAATTGGCCGATGGCTGCAGCTCGCAGACTTATCTGTCGTTGCTGGACCACGCCACCTACACCGCTGGCGCGGTACGGGCGATCTGGCAGGAACTGGGCGGCAGCATCCAGGGCCGCGATATCCAGGCACCGGTGCCCAAGGATGCCAAGGTACTGGCCCGCGCCTTTTCGCCGGACCTGGCGGAAATCATCCGCGACATCAATAAATACAGTAACAACACCATGGCCCAGCAATTGTTCCTGAGCCTGGGCGCGCAGTTCCGCAACGATGCCGACGGCGACGATGCCAAGGCCGCGCAACGTGTGGTGCGCCAGTGGCTGGCGAAGAAAGGCATCACCGCGCCACACCTGGTGATGGAGAACGGTTCGGGCCTGTCCCGTGCCGAACGGGTCAGCGCCCGCGAAATGGCCGCCATGCTGCAAGCCGCCTGGAAAAGCCCCTACGCTGCGGAATACATCAGCTCGATGCCGATCGCCGGCACCGACGGCACCATGCGCAAACGCCTGAAGACCACCGCCATGCGCGGCGAAGCCCACGTCAAGACCGGTACCTTGAATACCGTGCGCGCCATTGCCGGGTTCAGCCGCGACAACAACGGCAACACCTGGGCGGTGGTGGCGATCCTCAACGATCCGAAGCCGTGGGGCGCGTCGTCGGTGCTGGACCAGGTGCTGCTGGATCTGTACCGCCAGCCAAAACTGGCGGCGGCGGCTCCCGTCCTATAG
- a CDS encoding GGDEF domain-containing protein, giving the protein MPLQAVRPKILGFISEQASAWLVALVVLLAGFALTAIVAWAASDLYQQQVRQRFQLLVNERYSRLQERFEDQEQRLNSLRRFFVNSDVVSREEFDGFAQPLLLRARAYAWAPRVFRGQRSQFEQEVSRLRGVPFVIRELNSAGELAPAPERDEYVPVLYSQTQSLLGSPLGFDLLAQPLRRSTLERAQKSGKLAVSQPMQLVGVEPAYATGVLLVAPVSHLPTSEPSPNEPYGYVMAVISMRQLVAEGLPKAERDNLVMQIVDTSDLQKRVLFESGNAVANSDLAGARRLTLGDHVYALSLRPSKVFEQANYSSLSTILTMGSLLSLLLSALLYVLVSQRQRALKLVEQRTVQLRLREQELRGAHGQLRSVLNAATQVAIIATDLRGVINTFNAGAEQMLGYEADQVVGKLTLESLHLALELEARSASLSVTLGKRIPASQAMLVESPDNLHEAREWTLVRQDGSQLIVNMLATVLLDDHGLWIGHLAIYLDVTEQKRAYEALAARDRLLKKLSAHVPGGIFQFTLEPQDNWRFIYASDGMRDIYEIEVSALQRDATKVFERIHPLDAERVRASIRLSALQLSHWREEYRVQLPQRGLRWIRGEATPEELPGGGTLWHGYVSDISDLKRVEEELRALSITDSLTGIHNRRYFQDRLRTEMARLNRTSGALSVIMLDIDHFKRINDQHGHAVGDGVLQELCRRISQRLRRTDVFCRLGGEEFMVLCPNTDGEQAYGLAMELWQSLRNLPMEPVGIVTASFGVASWRVDEGIDGLLLRADSAVYVAKQAGRDRVEAERARA; this is encoded by the coding sequence ATGCCGTTGCAAGCCGTTCGCCCGAAAATCCTAGGCTTTATCAGTGAACAGGCGTCGGCTTGGCTGGTGGCGTTGGTGGTGTTATTGGCAGGTTTTGCGCTGACGGCCATCGTCGCCTGGGCGGCCTCCGACCTCTATCAGCAACAGGTTCGCCAGCGCTTTCAGTTGCTGGTCAACGAGCGTTACAGCCGCTTGCAGGAACGTTTCGAGGATCAGGAACAACGCCTGAACAGCCTGCGGCGGTTCTTCGTCAACTCCGATGTTGTGTCCCGCGAGGAGTTCGACGGGTTTGCCCAGCCGTTACTGTTGCGCGCCCGGGCCTACGCCTGGGCACCCCGTGTGTTTCGCGGACAGCGCAGCCAATTTGAACAAGAGGTGTCCCGCCTGCGTGGGGTACCCTTTGTTATCCGTGAACTTAATAGCGCCGGCGAACTGGCCCCGGCGCCCGAGCGTGATGAATACGTTCCGGTGCTCTACAGCCAGACTCAAAGCCTGCTGGGGTCGCCCCTGGGTTTTGATCTGTTGGCCCAGCCCCTGCGGCGCTCGACCCTTGAGCGGGCGCAAAAGAGCGGCAAGCTGGCGGTGTCCCAACCGATGCAGTTGGTGGGTGTCGAGCCGGCTTATGCCACTGGTGTATTACTGGTCGCGCCGGTGAGTCACCTGCCCACGTCCGAGCCGTCCCCAAATGAGCCATACGGTTACGTAATGGCGGTGATCAGCATGCGCCAGTTGGTCGCCGAGGGCTTGCCAAAAGCGGAGCGGGACAACCTGGTGATGCAGATCGTCGACACCTCCGACCTGCAAAAGCGCGTGCTCTTCGAGTCCGGCAATGCCGTGGCCAACAGTGACCTTGCTGGCGCGCGTCGCCTGACCCTGGGCGATCATGTGTACGCCCTGAGCCTGCGCCCGAGCAAGGTGTTCGAGCAGGCCAACTATTCCTCGCTGTCCACGATCCTGACCATGGGTAGCCTACTCAGCCTGCTGCTCAGCGCCTTGCTCTATGTGCTGGTGAGCCAGCGCCAGCGTGCGTTGAAACTGGTGGAGCAACGCACTGTGCAGTTGCGCTTGCGTGAGCAGGAGCTACGTGGTGCCCATGGCCAGTTGCGCAGCGTACTCAACGCCGCTACCCAAGTGGCGATCATTGCCACTGACCTGCGCGGTGTGATCAACACCTTCAACGCCGGTGCCGAGCAGATGCTGGGGTACGAGGCCGACCAGGTGGTGGGCAAGCTGACCCTGGAAAGCCTGCACTTGGCGTTGGAGCTGGAGGCACGTTCCGCGAGCCTGAGCGTGACCTTGGGCAAGCGTATCCCGGCGAGCCAGGCGATGCTGGTGGAAAGCCCCGACAACCTGCACGAAGCCCGGGAGTGGACCTTGGTCCGCCAGGATGGCAGTCAGTTGATTGTGAACATGTTGGCCACCGTATTGCTGGATGACCATGGTCTGTGGATCGGTCACCTCGCGATTTACCTGGACGTCACCGAGCAGAAACGCGCTTACGAGGCCCTGGCGGCGCGGGACCGCCTGCTCAAGAAACTCAGTGCCCACGTACCCGGGGGGATCTTCCAATTCACCCTGGAACCCCAGGATAACTGGCGCTTTATCTACGCCAGCGACGGCATGCGCGATATCTATGAAATCGAGGTCAGCGCGTTGCAGCGGGACGCGACGAAGGTCTTCGAGCGAATCCACCCGCTGGACGCGGAACGGGTGCGGGCCTCGATTCGCCTGTCGGCATTGCAGTTGAGCCACTGGCGCGAAGAGTACCGGGTGCAGTTGCCGCAACGGGGGTTGCGCTGGATTCGCGGCGAGGCCACCCCGGAAGAGTTACCGGGGGGCGGTACGCTGTGGCATGGCTATGTGTCGGACATTTCGGACTTGAAGCGGGTTGAAGAGGAGCTGCGCGCGCTGTCCATCACAGATTCCCTGACCGGGATTCACAACCGTCGCTATTTCCAGGACCGCCTCAGGACCGAGATGGCGAGACTCAACCGGACCAGTGGGGCGCTGTCGGTGATCATGCTCGATATCGATCATTTCAAGCGTATCAACGACCAGCACGGGCATGCGGTTGGCGACGGGGTGTTGCAGGAGTTATGCAGGCGCATCAGTCAGCGTCTGCGCCGCACCGACGTGTTCTGCCGCCTGGGGGGCGAGGAATTCATGGTGCTGTGCCCCAATACCGATGGCGAGCAGGCTTATGGCCTGGCCATGGAGTTGTGGCAATCCCTGCGTAACCTGCCGATGGAGCCTGTGGGCATCGTCACCGCCAGCTTTGGTGTGGCCAGCTGGCGGGTGGATGAAGGCATTGATGGCCTGTTGTTGCGTGCCGACTCGGCGGTGTACGTGGCCAAGCAGGCGGGCAGGGACCGGGTGGAGGCCGAGAGGGCGCGGGCCTGA
- the rlmKL gene encoding bifunctional 23S rRNA (guanine(2069)-N(7))-methyltransferase RlmK/23S rRNA (guanine(2445)-N(2))-methyltransferase RlmL, translating into MSDRFELFLTCPKGLEGLLIEEAVGLGLEDAREHTSAVRGMADMETAYRLCLWSRLANRVLLVLKRFPMKDAEDLYHGVLDIEWADHMVSDGTLAVEFSGHGSGIDNTHFGALKVKDAIVDKLRTPTGERPSIDKINPDLRIHLRLDRGEAILSLDLSGHSLHQRGYRLQQGAAPLKENLAAAILIRAGWPRIAAEGGALTDPMCGVGTFLVEGAMIAADMAPNLNRELWGFTTWLGHVPALWKKLHAEATERAAIGMNKPPLWVRGYEADPRLIQPARNNIERAGLSHWIKVYQGEVGTFEPRPDQNQKGLVICNPPYGERLGDEASLLYLYQNLGERLRQACMGWEAAVFTGAPDLGKRMGIRSHKQYSFWNGALPCKLLLIKVNPDQFVTGERRTPEQRQAEREQAVYDQAPAEPQERQYNKNGNPIKPAPAPVVEQARLSEGGQMFANRLQKNLKLLGKWAKREGVDCYRVYDADMPEYSMAIDLYHDWVHVQEYAAPKSIDPEKASARMFDALAAIPQALNIDKSRVVVKRRERQSGTKQYERQSAQGKFTEVSEGGVKLLVNLTDYLDTGLFLDHRPMRMRIQKEAAGKRFLNLYCYTATASVHAAKGGARSTTSVDLSKTYLDWARRNFSLNGFSDKNRLEQGDVMAWLEASRDEFDMIFIDPPTFSNSKRMEGIFDVQRDHVQLLDLAMARLAPGGVLYFSNNFRKFQLEDNLSERYAVEEISDKTIDPDFARNAKIHRAWKITAR; encoded by the coding sequence ATGTCGGACCGTTTTGAACTCTTCCTCACCTGCCCCAAGGGCCTCGAAGGCCTGCTGATCGAGGAAGCCGTCGGGCTTGGCCTTGAGGACGCCCGCGAGCACACCTCGGCCGTGCGCGGCATGGCCGACATGGAAACCGCTTATCGCCTGTGCCTCTGGTCGCGCCTGGCCAACCGTGTGTTGCTGGTGCTCAAGCGCTTCCCGATGAAGGACGCCGAAGACCTCTACCACGGTGTGCTGGATATTGAATGGGCCGATCACATGGTTTCTGACGGTACCCTGGCGGTGGAATTCAGCGGTCACGGCTCAGGCATCGACAACACCCACTTCGGCGCGCTGAAGGTCAAGGATGCGATCGTCGACAAGCTGCGCACCCCGACCGGCGAACGCCCGTCCATCGACAAGATCAACCCGGACCTGCGCATCCACCTGCGCCTGGACCGTGGCGAAGCGATCCTGTCCCTTGACCTGTCCGGCCACAGCCTGCACCAGCGCGGCTACCGCCTGCAGCAGGGCGCCGCGCCGTTGAAGGAAAACCTCGCGGCGGCGATCCTGATTCGTGCCGGCTGGCCGCGCATTGCTGCCGAAGGCGGCGCGCTGACTGACCCGATGTGCGGCGTGGGCACCTTCCTGGTGGAAGGCGCGATGATCGCCGCCGACATGGCACCTAACCTGAATCGCGAATTGTGGGGCTTCACCACCTGGCTCGGCCACGTCCCGGCGCTGTGGAAAAAACTCCACGCCGAGGCCACTGAACGCGCGGCCATCGGCATGAACAAGCCGCCGTTGTGGGTGCGGGGCTACGAAGCCGACCCGCGCCTGATCCAGCCCGCCCGAAACAACATCGAGCGCGCCGGCCTGAGCCACTGGATCAAGGTGTACCAGGGCGAAGTCGGCACCTTCGAGCCGCGCCCGGACCAGAACCAGAAAGGCCTGGTGATCTGCAACCCGCCCTACGGCGAGCGTTTGGGTGACGAAGCCAGCCTGTTGTACCTCTACCAGAACCTCGGCGAGCGCCTGCGCCAGGCCTGCATGGGCTGGGAAGCGGCGGTGTTCACCGGCGCGCCGGACCTGGGCAAGCGCATGGGGATCCGCAGCCACAAGCAGTATTCGTTCTGGAACGGCGCATTGCCGTGCAAGTTGCTGCTGATCAAGGTCAACCCGGATCAGTTCGTCACCGGCGAGCGCCGTACCCCGGAACAGCGCCAGGCCGAACGTGAGCAGGCGGTTTACGACCAGGCCCCGGCCGAGCCGCAGGAGCGCCAGTACAACAAGAACGGCAACCCGATCAAGCCCGCCCCGGCCCCCGTGGTCGAGCAGGCGCGCCTGAGCGAAGGTGGGCAGATGTTTGCCAACCGCCTGCAAAAGAACCTCAAGCTGCTGGGCAAGTGGGCCAAGCGTGAAGGGGTGGATTGCTACCGCGTATACGACGCCGATATGCCTGAATACTCCATGGCCATCGACCTGTACCACGATTGGGTCCACGTGCAGGAATACGCTGCGCCAAAATCCATCGATCCGGAAAAAGCCTCGGCCCGCATGTTCGACGCCCTGGCGGCCATTCCCCAGGCGCTGAACATCGACAAGAGCCGCGTGGTGGTCAAGCGTCGCGAGCGCCAGAGCGGTACCAAGCAATACGAGCGCCAGAGTGCCCAGGGCAAGTTCACCGAGGTCAGCGAAGGCGGCGTGAAGCTGCTGGTCAACCTCACCGACTACCTGGACACCGGTCTGTTCCTCGACCACCGTCCGATGCGCATGCGTATCCAGAAGGAAGCGGCCGGCAAGCGTTTCCTCAACCTGTATTGCTACACCGCCACCGCCAGTGTGCACGCAGCCAAGGGCGGCGCGCGCAGCACCACCAGTGTCGACCTGTCCAAGACCTACCTGGACTGGGCACGTCGCAACTTCTCGCTCAACGGTTTTTCCGACAAGAACCGCCTGGAGCAGGGCGATGTGATGGCCTGGCTGGAGGCCAGCCGCGATGAGTTCGACATGATCTTCATCGACCCGCCGACCTTCTCCAACTCCAAGCGCATGGAAGGCATCTTCGACGTGCAGCGCGACCACGTGCAGTTGCTTGACCTGGCCATGGCGCGCCTGGCACCGGGTGGCGTGCTGTACTTCTCGAACAACTTCCGCAAGTTCCAGTTGGAGGACAATCTCAGCGAACGCTATGCGGTCGAGGAAATCAGCGACAAGACCATCGATCCGGATTTTGCGCGTAATGCGAAGATCCACCGGGCGTGGAAAATCACTGCTCGCTGA
- the rmf gene encoding ribosome modulation factor → MRRLKRDPLERAFLRGYQYGVHGKSRELCPFTLPSVRQAWINGWREGRGDNWDGMTGTAGIHRLNELHAVG, encoded by the coding sequence ATGAGAAGACTTAAGCGTGATCCGTTGGAAAGAGCATTTTTACGCGGATATCAATATGGCGTTCATGGCAAATCCCGTGAGCTTTGCCCATTTACTCTACCGTCGGTACGCCAAGCCTGGATCAACGGCTGGCGAGAAGGACGCGGCGACAACTGGGACGGTATGACTGGCACTGCGGGAATCCACAGACTCAACGAACTTCACGCCGTCGGCTAA
- a CDS encoding quinone-dependent dihydroorotate dehydrogenase codes for MYTLARQLLFKLSPETSHDLSLDLIGAGGRLGLNGLVCKAPAKTPVSVMGLDFPNPVGLAAGLDKNGAAIDGFAQLGFGFVEIGTVTPRPQPGNPKPRIFRLPEAEAIINRMGFNNLGVDHLLSRVEAAKYKGILGINIGKNFDTPVERAVDDYLICLDKVYAHASYVTVNVSSPNTPGLRSLQFGDSLKQLLEALRQRQEDLAVRHGKRVPLAIKIAPDMSDEETVLVAQALVDAGMDAVIATNTTLSRVGVEGLAHGDEAGGLSGAPVRDKSTHIVKVLAAELAGRLPIIAVGGITEGKHAAEKIAAGASLVQLYSGFIYKGPALIRQSVDAIAALRV; via the coding sequence ATGTATACCCTGGCCCGCCAGCTGTTGTTCAAACTCTCCCCGGAAACCTCCCACGATCTGTCCCTGGACCTGATCGGTGCCGGTGGCCGCCTGGGGCTCAATGGCCTGGTATGCAAGGCGCCGGCGAAAACGCCGGTGTCGGTGATGGGGCTCGACTTCCCCAACCCGGTCGGACTGGCTGCCGGCCTGGACAAGAACGGTGCGGCCATCGATGGCTTCGCGCAGTTGGGTTTCGGTTTTGTGGAGATCGGCACCGTGACGCCGAGACCGCAACCGGGCAACCCCAAGCCGCGTATCTTCCGCCTGCCGGAAGCCGAGGCGATCATCAATCGCATGGGGTTCAACAACCTGGGCGTCGATCATCTGCTGTCGCGCGTCGAGGCCGCAAAGTACAAGGGCATCCTCGGCATCAATATCGGCAAGAACTTCGACACGCCGGTCGAGCGCGCAGTGGATGACTACCTGATCTGCCTGGACAAGGTCTACGCCCACGCCAGCTATGTCACCGTCAACGTCAGCTCGCCCAACACCCCGGGCCTGCGCAGCCTGCAGTTCGGCGATTCGCTCAAGCAACTGCTCGAAGCCCTGCGCCAACGCCAGGAAGACCTGGCCGTGCGCCATGGCAAGCGTGTGCCGCTGGCAATCAAGATCGCCCCGGACATGAGTGACGAAGAAACCGTGCTGGTGGCCCAGGCCCTGGTGGATGCGGGCATGGATGCGGTCATCGCGACCAACACCACCCTCAGCCGTGTCGGCGTCGAAGGGTTGGCCCATGGCGATGAAGCGGGCGGCCTGTCGGGGGCGCCAGTGCGTGACAAGAGCACTCATATCGTCAAGGTGCTGGCCGCTGAGCTGGCCGGGCGTTTGCCGATCATCGCGGTGGGCGGCATCACCGAAGGCAAGCATGCAGCCGAGAAGATCGCTGCGGGTGCCAGCCTGGTGCAGTTGTACTCGGGTTTTATTTACAAAGGCCCGGCGCTGATCCGCCAGTCAGTGGATGCAATTGCGGCCTTGCGCGTGTAG
- a CDS encoding transglycosylase SLT domain-containing protein, translating into MAEFWRRLLWLGLVTSGNQALAYCWEETAHRYDIEPELLQAIAAVESDFRPDAMNYANGNGTRDIGLMQINSIHLPRLLKLGITEERLLSEPCLSVEVGASILAEFIQRFGYNWTAVGSYNVGPGSGPERDALRTRYAEKIWARYEALVQQRY; encoded by the coding sequence ATGGCTGAGTTCTGGCGCCGGCTGCTGTGGCTTGGCCTGGTGACGAGCGGCAATCAGGCACTGGCCTATTGCTGGGAGGAAACCGCCCATCGCTACGATATCGAGCCGGAGTTGCTACAGGCTATCGCCGCCGTGGAGTCGGATTTTCGCCCGGATGCGATGAACTACGCCAACGGTAACGGCACACGGGATATCGGCCTGATGCAGATCAACAGTATCCATTTGCCTCGCCTGCTCAAGCTGGGTATCACCGAGGAAAGGTTGTTGAGTGAGCCTTGCCTGTCGGTGGAAGTCGGGGCGTCCATACTGGCCGAGTTTATCCAGCGCTTTGGCTACAACTGGACGGCGGTGGGGTCCTACAATGTCGGGCCCGGCTCCGGCCCTGAGCGCGACGCGTTGCGCACGCGCTATGCGGAAAAAATCTGGGCACGTTATGAGGCCCTGGTACAGCAACGCTACTGA
- a CDS encoding winged helix-turn-helix domain-containing protein: MAVVNDELTTSLLFSQWTLHGDGRLTGDGSDVQLPPKELHVLRLLLVSGGVLMTKDRLLELAWPQGEVAEESLTRCIYSLRKHLGADKGFIKTIYGRGYRFTCPVKAERAGPGPMDTLPHVCSACGQVSHG; the protein is encoded by the coding sequence ATGGCCGTCGTGAATGATGAGTTGACGACGTCCCTGCTCTTTTCCCAGTGGACGCTGCATGGCGATGGTCGCCTGACCGGCGACGGCAGCGACGTCCAGTTGCCACCCAAGGAGCTGCATGTTTTGCGGCTGCTGTTGGTCTCTGGCGGTGTACTGATGACCAAGGATCGTTTGCTCGAGTTGGCCTGGCCCCAGGGGGAGGTCGCCGAGGAGTCGCTGACCCGTTGCATTTATTCGCTGCGCAAGCATCTTGGCGCTGACAAAGGCTTTATCAAGACCATTTATGGTCGCGGGTATCGCTTTACATGCCCGGTGAAGGCTGAGCGAGCAGGGCCCGGGCCTATGGATACCCTGCCGCATGTGTGTTCGGCCTGTGGACAAGTCAGTCATGGCTGA
- a CDS encoding FliM/FliN family flagellar motor switch protein, translating to MHLEILLQEQLISRRRLAAFAAGKVLPLSPGIIHCVEVRVNGRLLALGELVQLEDRLGVELHEVYKWGSA from the coding sequence ATGCATTTGGAAATTCTTCTACAGGAACAACTGATCAGCCGCAGGCGCCTGGCAGCCTTTGCTGCTGGAAAGGTGCTGCCATTGTCGCCGGGCATCATCCACTGCGTGGAAGTTCGGGTTAATGGCCGGTTGCTCGCATTGGGCGAGTTGGTGCAACTGGAGGATCGGTTGGGTGTTGAGTTGCACGAGGTCTATAAATGGGGGAGCGCCTGA
- the sctC gene encoding type III secretion system outer membrane ring subunit SctC codes for MLGSAGARGETYQAQDESLHTVFTALSVPMGLPIVVSGEVARIRISEVIDLAMPLHALETLALQYGLIWYSDGQALYLYNASEAKRSAVVLRHISVERFRGLMRRSGLDETRYPLRVSGAHTFDVSGPPHYVDHVLRLAQLMDRERAELQVGNQAFAVVQVLNTHVADRGYAMGDEKVTVPGIASTIETLLGSEQKGPLADKNLVVIAYPDTNSLLIKGKPAQLGFIERLVAELDAPKRSIEVSLWMVDVDRDELKKLGFDWDKDGKAQATRILEPMDDNRVMAQIATLERRRRARVMTLPVILTQENVPAMFQDNHTFYLPAPGADHADWKPVQYGSQVSVLPRFAEANQIEMLLHVEDGRQLSQAGRRGKPTAVGRVSASSVVRVAQGKRLWLGAFSREAHEPGRSTAPAGPAKVRLFVIQARAAGSELKALATGVGAPPLSAAQYERVQRAFVRPGRDSSP; via the coding sequence ATGCTGGGAAGTGCCGGTGCCCGGGGCGAAACCTACCAGGCGCAGGACGAGAGCCTGCATACCGTCTTTACCGCCTTGTCCGTGCCCATGGGCCTGCCCATCGTCGTGAGCGGTGAAGTGGCGCGCATACGCATCAGCGAGGTCATTGACCTCGCTATGCCGCTGCACGCCCTGGAGACGCTTGCGTTGCAGTACGGCTTGATCTGGTACAGCGACGGCCAGGCGCTCTACCTCTACAACGCCAGCGAGGCAAAACGTTCGGCAGTGGTGCTGCGGCATATATCTGTCGAGCGGTTTCGTGGCCTCATGCGCCGTTCGGGTCTTGATGAGACGCGCTACCCCCTGCGCGTGAGCGGGGCACACACATTCGATGTATCCGGGCCACCTCATTATGTCGACCACGTTTTGCGCCTGGCCCAATTGATGGATCGCGAGCGTGCTGAATTACAGGTAGGTAACCAGGCGTTTGCTGTCGTTCAGGTACTCAACACCCACGTGGCAGACCGCGGCTATGCCATGGGTGACGAAAAGGTCACGGTGCCGGGAATCGCGTCGACGATCGAAACCCTGTTGGGTTCTGAACAGAAGGGACCGCTGGCCGACAAGAACCTGGTGGTGATCGCATACCCGGATACCAATAGCCTGCTGATCAAGGGTAAACCTGCGCAGTTGGGGTTCATCGAGCGCCTGGTGGCGGAGTTGGACGCGCCCAAGCGGTCTATCGAAGTCTCGCTATGGATGGTGGACGTGGACCGTGACGAACTGAAAAAGCTGGGCTTTGACTGGGACAAGGATGGGAAGGCCCAGGCCACGCGCATTCTGGAGCCGATGGACGATAACCGCGTGATGGCGCAAATCGCCACGCTGGAGCGCCGGCGGCGAGCAAGGGTGATGACGTTGCCGGTGATTCTCACCCAGGAGAATGTGCCGGCCATGTTCCAGGATAACCACACCTTCTACCTGCCTGCTCCCGGAGCCGACCATGCTGATTGGAAGCCCGTGCAATACGGCTCCCAGGTCAGCGTACTGCCGCGTTTTGCCGAAGCGAACCAGATCGAGATGCTGCTCCATGTCGAGGATGGTCGACAATTGAGCCAGGCGGGGCGGCGCGGCAAACCGACCGCGGTCGGACGGGTGAGTGCCAGCAGTGTGGTGAGGGTCGCGCAGGGCAAGCGCCTGTGGCTGGGAGCGTTCAGCCGTGAGGCGCATGAGCCGGGACGCAGCACCGCTCCAGCCGGCCCGGCCAAGGTTCGCCTGTTTGTCATTCAGGCCCGGGCCGCGGGTAGCGAGTTGAAGGCGTTGGCCACAGGCGTGGGCGCACCACCGTTGAGTGCGGCGCAATACGAGCGCGTGCAACGTGCGTTTGTACGCCCGGGTCGCGATAGCTCTCCGTGA